In Cicer arietinum chloroplast, complete genome, the DNA window AATTTTTTTTTCATATATGTAAAAGTGATGGAAAAGAACGAATCTCTTTCACGTATCCACCTAGTTTATCTATTTTTCAGAAAATGATGGAAAAAAAAATGAATCTCTTCACAAAAGATAAAATCTCCAATAATGATAATGATAATGATAATGAATTGTCTAATTTTTGGAGCTACAATCATAATGAAAAAAAAAAGAAACTAATCAATGAATTTTTTAAAAGGGCCCAATTTCTAGATAAGAACTATAAGAATTTGAGTCCTCCGGATGTATTTGCAAACTCAGTTAGATTGTGTAATGATGACATGGAAAATAAATATTTAACTAAAATATATGATCCTTTTTTGAATGGACGTTTTCGCGGAGAAATCAAAAAAAACTTTTCACCACCAGAAAGAAATTCCATTTTCGTAAATAAGATTCACGGTCTCCTTCTTTCTAGTAATACTAATGATCCAGAATTGGAACAGAAAATTGATCCAGAATTGGAACAGAAAATTGATCCAGAATTGGAACAGAAAATAGATCGATTTGATAGAAAATTTTTATTCAATGAATTTGGTTTTTTTTTTAATGTAATCAATAAATTTTCAGAAAAACCAGTATCAAGTTTAAATTTTGACAGATTTTATTTATTTCCAGAACATGAACAAGTAAAAAAATATTCCGAAGAAAAAAAAATAAAAAAAGAATTCTTATTCGACGCAATTAGAACTGATGAGAAGAATAAAACCATTTTTAATAGCACAAATTGTACTGAAATAAACGAAATCGAGAAAGAAGTTCCTCGATGGTCATACAAGTTAATTGACGAAGTGCAGCAACTGACGGAAAGCTCAGCAGCGGAGGCTGAGATTCGTTGTGCAAGAGCGGAACGTGTAGTTGTTTTTAGTGCTCAAACAGAGTCACTGGATTTCCGTATTAAAAATAAACATAAGTCGAATATTGATGACAATGGGAATTCGCCTAAATTGCACCCAGAGACGGAATTTTCTCTAGTAAAATATTCACGCGAACCGGATTTCAACCGAGGGATAATTAAAGGATCTATGCGCCCTCAAAGGCGTAAAACAGTTACTTGGAAATTCTTTCAAAGTAATGCCCATTCTCCAACTTTTTTGGAGATAATAGATGACTACCCGTTCTTTTTTGGTGAGCTTTATGATGATATATTGCAATATTGGAAAGAATATTTCAGGAAACCTGGTACGGACAATTCGGAATTTTTGGCTTTTCAGAAAAGGATGGAACACAAACACAAAGAGGAAAACAAAGACGAGGCTGAAAGCAGACTTAACGAAATAGAAGAATCCTGGGAAAGCATTTTATATGGTCTAAGAATTAGAAGTTTTGTATTACTATTCCAATCAAATCTTAGAAAATATATTATATTACCTTCATTGATAATAACGAAAAATATCATTCGTATCCTTTTATTGCAAGACCCCGAATGGTTAGAAGATATTAGCGATTGGAGAAAAGAAGTGCATATAAAATGCACCTATCAGGGCGTTCCAGTATCTGACAAGAAATTGCCAAAAGACTGGTTTTATGACGGTATTCAGATAAGGATCTTATCTCCTTTTGTTCTGAAACCTTGGCACAAATCTAAGGTACGATCTACTGAAAAAACAGAAGATCCACTGAAAAAAAAAAAAAGATCGACTAAAAAAAAAAACTTATGGTTTTTAACAGCTTATGGAACACAAATAGAATCGTACCTTGATTATCATGTCCCAAATCCATTTGCATTTTTGGGTCCCATTTTTAAAAAAATAACAAAATACTGGAAAAAAGATTTGAAAAAGCGTTTTTTTCTAGTTGCAGATGTTTTGCATCAAGGAAAAGACTGGTTTCGAACCATGTTAGAAAACATAGAAAAGTTTAAGATGGAAAGTTTTCTTAAAAGTTGTCTATTTGGGGTGCAAAAAAGCGATGAATTAACTGAAGAAAGTACAACAAATTCAATAATAAGTACGAATAGCCCAATGATTGGGGAATCACCCGTTATAATTGAATCTATCAATTTGACAAATTCTTCATTCACAGAAACAAGGATAAAAGATCTTAATGTTAAAACAACCAGAATAATAAAACAAATAGAAAAAATGACAGAAGAAATGACAGAAGAAAACAAAGAGGAGATTATAACTTCAGAGAAAAATTTGAATTCGAACAAACTAACTTATGATGGTAAAAGATTAGAATTACAAAAAAATCTTTTCCAAATATTAAAAAGAAGAACTGTTCGATTAATCCGTAAATCCTATTCTTTTTTACAAATTTTCATGAAAAGGATATACATAGATATCCTTTTATATATCATTAGTATTCCTAGGATCCATGGACAACGTTTTCTCGATTTTCTTGAATCAATTTTCAATGTAAATAAATCTATTTCCAATAAAAAACAAAATGAACAAACATTTGATAAAAAAAATCCAATTCCTCTTATGTCGAGTATAGACAAATATTGCAATATTACGAATCTAAATTCAGAGAATTCTTGTGACGTACCTTATTTGTCACAAGGATATGTATTTTCTAAATTAGCACAAATCCAAGTTAGTAATGAATATAAGTATAAGTTCAGGTCTATTTTTGAATCTCATGAACATGAAAGATCTATTTTTCTTAAGGATGAAATAAAGAATTATTTTTCGAGAATACGGGCAATATCCGATTCTAAATTAGGACATAATAAACTTCGCGATTCTGCAATGAATCAATGGACAAGTTGGTTAAAGATTCATTATCAATATGATTTACCTCTGAACATATGGTCGAAATTAGGATCAAAAAAATGGAGAAATAAAATCAATGAACATCGTGTGGCTCAAAATAAAGATTTAATTGAATATGATTCATATGGAAAAAGTCAATTAAGTCTTTACACAAAACAACAAGTAGACTTATTAGAAAAAAAAAAAAAAACTCAAAAACAATATAGATATGATCTTTTCTCTTATCAATTTCTGAATTATGTAGATAATAAAAAAGCATCTATTTTTGGATATAGACCACCATTGCAAGCAAACAAAAACCAAGCGATTTCTTATAATTACAACACGTCTAAAAACGAATTATTTGCTACAATAAGCAATATCTGTATCAAAAATTATATAGTAAAAGATGATATTAATGATATAGTAAAAGATGATATTAATGATATAGTAGAAGATGATATTAATGATATAGTAGAAGATGATATTAATGATATAGTAGAAGATGATATTAGAGATATAGTAGAAGATGATATTAGAGAAAAAAAAAAAAATCTGGAGAGAAAGTATTTAAGGAGGATAAGGGATGTAAAAATCAAGAAAAAGACCATACGGAAACGGAAACCGAATCCGAGATCTTGGTTCTTTTCAAAATTAAATATATTATATAATGCATATAAGAAGAATCCTTGGATCGTACCAAGAAAATCACTTTTTTTGCAGTTTTATGGAAAAGAAGTAAAAGGCGTTACTAATGACTTAGCGTTAGGAACTAAAGAATACGCGAGTGGAAAAGATCTTAACTTATCTCTCTCAAGGTTTTTTGGAAAAACAAACGATGAAACTTTGGTAAATCGAACCCAAAAGGATATAAAGGCAGAACGAGATTTCTTACTAGACAAATATTTGGGTTTTTATTTAAACTGTGATACTGATTTCCAAGAAAGCATGATGAATAATATCAACTTCTATTGTCTCCTATTTAGATTGAAAAAAATGAAAAAATTTTTTATAAAGTCTATTAAACAGGGAGACCTAGATATAGAGTCTATGATTCTTGTTAATAATCCTACGGATTTCGCTACTACAGAATGTAGGGACAATACCGAATTGTTTGATAAACTTACGTTTGTTATTGAACCTGTTCGCGTGTCTAGAAAAAATTTGGAACAATTTTTTATATATCAAACCATAAGTCTACCGTTGATTCATAAGAGTAGGCGCGATATTTTAAAAAGAAACTCGAATAAAAGTCGTGTTGATCAAAAGATAAGAAAAAATAAAGATAAAAATCATTATGATTTGCTTGTTCCTGAAAATCTTTTTTCCACTAGACGCCGTAGAGAATTGAGAATTCTAATTTCTTTGAATTCTAGAAAGGCTTTGCATAGAAAGAGAAAAAATTACAATGAGAATAAAATAAATAATTTTTCTCAAGTTTTGGCTAAAAATAACGATTTTGATAGCGAAACAAAAAAACTAATGAATTTGAAATTATTTCTTTGGCCAAATTATCGATTAGAAGATTTAGCTTGTATGAATCGCTATTGGTTTGATACCCATAATGGAAGTCGTTTCAGTCTATTAAGGATACGTATGTATCCTCGATTGAAAATTTGATCGATAATCTATATTTCTCTTCTATTTACCCTTATCCTAATATTTCTCGTAACATATCCGCTATCTGATATACGAACATATATATATATATATAAATTATAATATATAATTTATATATATATATATATAATTATAATAATAAAAAAAAAAAAAGAAATTCAGAATTGTTAAGTAAATTAAGATTTTTTTATATACAAAATTCAAAATTCGTGTCATTACTATTACTGATCAATAAAAATATCTACCAAAAAGCAGGGGGAGAGAAAAGCTTTCATTTCATTTTATGATAAAAAATTTATTTATACCTTTTATTTCACAAAAAAAAAAAGAAGAAGAAAACCCGGGATCAGTTGAATTTCAAGTAGTCAATTTCACTAATAAAATACGAAAACTTACTTCACATTTTAAATTACACCCAAAAGACTATTTATCTCAAAGAGGTTTACGTAAAATTCTGGGAAAACGGCAAGGACTACTGTCTTATTTGTTAGAGAGAGATAAAAGACGTTTTGAAAAGTTAATGAGTGAGTTGAATACTCGGGATTCACAAATTCGTTAATTTCAAGAGTCATTTTTAATTATTCGATTTATTAGATCCTGAATTTTGATGAACTTTTTTTTTAACGATTCATGGAAGAATGAATCGAGGAAAAACCTATGAATGTCCCAACTACAAGAAAAGACCTCATGATAGTCAATATGGGGCCTCAGCACCCATCAATGCATGGTGTTCTTCGACTTATTGTTACTCTGGATGGTGAAGATGTTATTGATTGTGAACCAATATTGGGTTATTTACACAGAGGTATGGAAAAAATTGCGGAAAACCGAACAATTATACAATATCTGCCTTATGTAACACGTTGGGATTATTTAGCTACTATGTTCACAGAAGCAATAACCGTAAACGGACCAGAACAATTGGGAAATATTCAAGTACCTAAAAGAGCCAGCTATATACGAGTAATTATGTTGGAGTTAAGTCGTATAGCTTCTCATCTACTATGGCTGGGACCTTTTATGGCAGATATTGGTGCACAAACTCCTTTTTTCTATATTTTTAGAGAAAGAGAATTAATATATGATCTATTTGAAGCTGCTACAGGTATGAGAATGATGCATAATTTTTTTCGTATCGGAGGAGTTTCAGCTGATCTACCTTATGGTTGGATAGATAAATGTTTTGATTTCTGCAATTATTTTTTAACAAGGGTTATTGAATATCAAAAACTTATTACGCGAAATCCTATTTTTTTAGAACGGGTTGAGGGAGTAGGTATTATTGGTAGAGAGGAAGTAATAAATTGGGGCTTATCAGGACCGATGCTTCGGGCTTCCGGAATACAATGGGATTTACGTAAAGTTGATAATTATGAGTGTTACGAGGAGTTTGATTGGGAAGTTCAATGGCAAAAAGAAGGAGATTCATTAGCTCGTTATTTAGTTCGAATTGGTGAAATGATGGAATCCATAAAAATTATTCAACAGGCTTTGGAAGGAATTCCTGGTGGGCCGTATGAAAATTTAGAAATTCGCAGCTTTGATAGAGAAAAGGAGCCAGAATGGAATGATTTTGAATATCGATTCATTGGTAAAAAATCGTCTCCGACCTTTGAATTGCCAAAACAAGAACTTTATGTAAGAGTTGAGGCTCCCAAGGGAGAATTAGGAATTTTTCTAATAGGAGATCAGAATGGTTTTCCTTGGAGATGGAAAATTCGTCCACCAGGTTTTATCAATTTGCAAATTCTTCCTCAATTAGTTAAAAGAATGAAATTGGCTGATATTATGACAATACTAGGTAGCATAGATATCATTATGGGAGAAATTGATCGTTGAAATGATAATTGATACAACGGAAGTCCAAGATATAAATTCTTTTTCCGGATTGGAATCTTTAAAAGAGGTCTATGGAATTCTATGGATACTTGTACCTATTTTGATTCTTGTATTGGGAATCACAATAAGTGTACTAGCAATTGTATGGTTAGAAAGAGAAATATCTGCGGGGATACAACAGCGTATTGGACCTGAATACGCCGGTCCGTTTGGAGTTCTTCAAGCTCTAGCAGACGGAACAAAACTACTATTTAAAGAGAATCTTATTCCATCTAGGGGAGATATTCGTTTATTCAGTATAGGACCATCCATATCAGTCATATCAATTCTAATAAGCTATTCAGTAATTCCCTTTGGCTATAACTTTGTTTTATCGGATTTTAATATCGGTGTTTTTTTATGGATTGCTATTTCGAGTATTGCTCCCATCGGACTTCTTATGTCAGGGTATGGATCAAATAATAAATATTCCTTTTTGGGTGGTCTACGAGCTGCTGCTCAATCAATTAGTTATGAAATACCATTAACTCTATGTGTCTTATCAATATCTCTACGTGTGATTCGTTGAAACAGAAAAAGGTATTTGATGCTATTGTTATGCCCCTCTCTTTCTTTATAGTAATATAAAGCAAACGAGTCGAATAAATTGAATAGAAACCGTCATTATCTTTATTTTCTTTTTTGCAATTCGGATTGAAGAACTAAATTAGATAGTTATATGAGTGAAATAAAACAGCTTCTATTGAATAAAATTTATGAATACTATATTTATATTACTTATAATTAATAGCTAGTATGGGTATTTTAAATGGCAGTAAAAATATTGAGTCTCATTTTCTATGTATAAGAATGAAGTGAAATAAAATTATAAATAGAAGGGGCTGTGTAACCCAAGATTGGATAATTTGTCATCCAGTTTTGAAGCGGGATCAAAAGACCAACCTTATTTAGTTTTAGTTACTATTTCTATGAATTTTCATCGATGTATTAACATAAATAAGGTGGCTAATAAAAAAAGAAGTGGATGGTTAGAAACACCAAGATACACAAAGGATTAGTAACGCAGATTTTGTAAATTATCCAAAATGAAATTTACACATAATAGAAAAAGAATACTAATTGGGGCTTTAAGTTGGTAGAAAAAATCAAGCAATACTCCCCACAACTCCGATCCAGAGTATGCTTCCATCCACTGATTAAATAAATTACTATCAGGAACGGAAAAATCCTTTCAAATTTTGTAAGTCCCTTTATTTATGGCACAAAAAAGAAGAATAGGAACGAAAAAAACACAAGAAATCAAAAACGAAAAACAGATTTCTTTTTCGTTTTTGATTTCTTATATCCATATTCATATTCATAGAGATAAAATTCATATCATAATTAAGAAACGAATGTGTAATTATTTTTCGTAATTCAAAATTATGAGGGTTATTTATAATTATAAAAGAGTATTTTATTGAGCAATTCAGTTATTACTCAACAAATTCAAATTTTGATTTTTAAGGGATGAGATCAATTCAGAAGTACCTTATTATATCTTTATATTAATTTATTCAAATGGATTTATCTTTCTTATTTCATTATTTCTACAACAGACAGAATTGAATTGGTCTAATTCAGAACCGTCCCATAAATTCAAATCTTATATATCTTAGGGATATATCAAGACATAAATAATTGGCGCCCGGTCCTTAGATTTATTTAAGGCTTTCCAGGAGCCGTATGAGGTGAAAATCTCATGTACGGTTCTGTAATAGAGATGGGAACAGTAATGTTATCATCGACTAGGATTATCTAACAGTTTAAGTACAGTTGATATAGTTGATGCGCAATCAAAATATGGTTTTTGGGGATGGAATTTGTGGCGTCAACCTATGGGTTTCATCGTTTTTCTAATTTCTTCCCTAGCAGAATGTGAAAGATTACCTTTTGATTTACCAGAAGCAGAAGAAGAATTAGTAGCGGGTTATCAAACTGAATATTCGGGTATTAGATTTGGTTTATTTTACGTTGCTTCCTATTTAAACCTATTAATTTCTTCATTATTTGTAACAGTTCTTTACTTGGGCGGTTCAAATATCTCTATTCCGTACATATTCGT includes these proteins:
- the ycf1 gene encoding hypothetical chloroplast RF19 encodes the protein MTYRSFILKYLVPFCLKIMNSAVVTGLYYGFLTTFCIGPSYLFIIRARVRNEGTEMVVSATTGFITGYLIMFISIYYAPLHLALNRPHTITVLILPYIFFHFVEKNNKYFYSDPRYDNANSIHKFNIVKEFFTNFLFQLINPLLFQSSILIRLLQICLFRSNNKLLFLTSSFVGWLIGHIFLMKLMGFPIVWFQQKGSIKSKLTKLIMGFDKYILLQLRYYGGQIFVVFVFVIFLHYLGRIPAPYFYRNTTGTAKIAEQDDEDQDEDQDEDQDEDMDMDAKSEIDVQRKAKAENIFSYLFSEKDKIFDNIKESDQNLQLGKPIVTTLFDYQRWIRPLRYIKNLHFENVVRDENSQFFFHICKSDGKERISFTYPPSLSIFQKMMEKKMNLFTKDKISNNDNDNDNELSNFWSYNHNEKKKKLINEFFKRAQFLDKNYKNLSPPDVFANSVRLCNDDMENKYLTKIYDPFLNGRFRGEIKKNFSPPERNSIFVNKIHGLLLSSNTNDPELEQKIDPELEQKIDPELEQKIDRFDRKFLFNEFGFFFNVINKFSEKPVSSLNFDRFYLFPEHEQVKKYSEEKKIKKEFLFDAIRTDEKNKTIFNSTNCTEINEIEKEVPRWSYKLIDEVQQLTESSAAEAEIRCARAERVVVFSAQTESLDFRIKNKHKSNIDDNGNSPKLHPETEFSLVKYSREPDFNRGIIKGSMRPQRRKTVTWKFFQSNAHSPTFLEIIDDYPFFFGELYDDILQYWKEYFRKPGTDNSEFLAFQKRMEHKHKEENKDEAESRLNEIEESWESILYGLRIRSFVLLFQSNLRKYIILPSLIITKNIIRILLLQDPEWLEDISDWRKEVHIKCTYQGVPVSDKKLPKDWFYDGIQIRILSPFVLKPWHKSKVRSTEKTEDPLKKKKRSTKKKNLWFLTAYGTQIESYLDYHVPNPFAFLGPIFKKITKYWKKDLKKRFFLVADVLHQGKDWFRTMLENIEKFKMESFLKSCLFGVQKSDELTEESTTNSIISTNSPMIGESPVIIESINLTNSSFTETRIKDLNVKTTRIIKQIEKMTEEMTEENKEEIITSEKNLNSNKLTYDGKRLELQKNLFQILKRRTVRLIRKSYSFLQIFMKRIYIDILLYIISIPRIHGQRFLDFLESIFNVNKSISNKKQNEQTFDKKNPIPLMSSIDKYCNITNLNSENSCDVPYLSQGYVFSKLAQIQVSNEYKYKFRSIFESHEHERSIFLKDEIKNYFSRIRAISDSKLGHNKLRDSAMNQWTSWLKIHYQYDLPLNIWSKLGSKKWRNKINEHRVAQNKDLIEYDSYGKSQLSLYTKQQVDLLEKKKKTQKQYRYDLFSYQFLNYVDNKKASIFGYRPPLQANKNQAISYNYNTSKNELFATISNICIKNYIVKDDINDIVKDDINDIVEDDINDIVEDDINDIVEDDIRDIVEDDIREKKKNLERKYLRRIRDVKIKKKTIRKRKPNPRSWFFSKLNILYNAYKKNPWIVPRKSLFLQFYGKEVKGVTNDLALGTKEYASGKDLNLSLSRFFGKTNDETLVNRTQKDIKAERDFLLDKYLGFYLNCDTDFQESMMNNINFYCLLFRLKKMKKFFIKSIKQGDLDIESMILVNNPTDFATTECRDNTELFDKLTFVIEPVRVSRKNLEQFFIYQTISLPLIHKSRRDILKRNSNKSRVDQKIRKNKDKNHYDLLVPENLFSTRRRRELRILISLNSRKALHRKRKNYNENKINNFSQVLAKNNDFDSETKKLMNLKLFLWPNYRLEDLACMNRYWFDTHNGSRFSLLRIRMYPRLKI
- the rps15 gene encoding ribosomal protein S15, with protein sequence MIKNLFIPFISQKKKEEENPGSVEFQVVNFTNKIRKLTSHFKLHPKDYLSQRGLRKILGKRQGLLSYLLERDKRRFEKLMSELNTRDSQIR
- the ndhH gene encoding NADH dehydrogenase subunit 7, with translation MNVPTTRKDLMIVNMGPQHPSMHGVLRLIVTLDGEDVIDCEPILGYLHRGMEKIAENRTIIQYLPYVTRWDYLATMFTEAITVNGPEQLGNIQVPKRASYIRVIMLELSRIASHLLWLGPFMADIGAQTPFFYIFRERELIYDLFEAATGMRMMHNFFRIGGVSADLPYGWIDKCFDFCNYFLTRVIEYQKLITRNPIFLERVEGVGIIGREEVINWGLSGPMLRASGIQWDLRKVDNYECYEEFDWEVQWQKEGDSLARYLVRIGEMMESIKIIQQALEGIPGGPYENLEIRSFDREKEPEWNDFEYRFIGKKSSPTFELPKQELYVRVEAPKGELGIFLIGDQNGFPWRWKIRPPGFINLQILPQLVKRMKLADIMTILGSIDIIMGEIDR
- the ndhA gene encoding NADH dehydrogenase subunit 1 yields the protein MIIDTTEVQDINSFSGLESLKEVYGILWILVPILILVLGITISVLAIVWLEREISAGIQQRIGPEYAGPFGVLQALADGTKLLFKENLIPSRGDIRLFSIGPSISVISILISYSVIPFGYNFVLSDFNIGVFLWIAISSIAPIGLLMSGYGSNNKYSFLGGLRAAAQSISYEIPLTLCVLSISLLSNSLSTVDIVDAQSKYGFWGWNLWRQPMGFIVFLISSLAECERLPFDLPEAEEELVAGYQTEYSGIRFGLFYVASYLNLLISSLFVTVLYLGGSNISIPYIFVSEFFEINKTYGVFGTTIDLFITLAKTYFFLFVSIITRWSLPRLRMDQLLNLGWKFLLPISLGNLLLTTSSQLFSL